The proteins below are encoded in one region of Segatella copri:
- a CDS encoding alpha-amylase family glycosyl hydrolase, with product MKEKVIIYQVLPRLFGNQNTTCKENGTIEENGCGKLNNFSDEVLARIHDMGFTHIWYTGVIRHATQTNYSSYGIPTQHAEVVKGKAGSPYAITDYYDIDPDLAVNVSMRMKEWEQLIERTHKAGMKVIMDFVPNHVAREYHSICKPTGVRDLGEDDDPNMHFSTRNNFYYAWGDLDLNEIRQSKPEFKAFSAKDAKIYEPYTESPARATGNDRFDNHPGCNDWYETVKLNYGVDYCDAGGRSYHYEPVPNTWGKMTDILLFWASKGVDGFRCDMAEMVPTAFWSYATGILKAKYPHIVIIGEVYDPNQYRNYVKAGFDYLYDKVGMYDCLRGVVRGERPAASITHEWQVVDDIRDHMLYFLENHDEQRIASDFFCGSAMKAIPAAAMSLFFQKNPFMLYSGQEFGEKGMDEEGFSGTDGRTTIFDYWSPETLAHAYQDSSDSALSQEQKYLAATYRQLLRFANEEKAIREGETFDLMYVNPGSENFDPRTNFAFLRKKDDEAMLIVLNFSQEARQLQVCIPGHAFDFFHIAEEEVLVTELFSGGKKKVELKKDGVFPISMDANGVRIYKFNVKMEESDIILNEHHKEEFPPAHTAEHLLNQLMVRLFGCERSRNAHIERKKSKMTFVVDHKPTRQEEKEIETEMNRLIELDMSVTYEFVDRDHIPANVKLDRLPDDASETLRLVRIGDYDVCPCIGKHVRSTAQIGKFVLLGTNWDEHAHSLRIRFKIVQ from the coding sequence ATGAAGGAAAAAGTTATTATATACCAGGTTCTCCCACGACTCTTCGGAAACCAGAATACAACCTGTAAGGAAAATGGTACCATCGAAGAAAATGGTTGCGGAAAGCTGAATAATTTCTCAGATGAAGTTCTGGCACGCATCCACGATATGGGATTTACACATATTTGGTATACGGGTGTGATTCGTCATGCCACTCAGACAAACTACTCTTCTTATGGAATTCCTACTCAGCATGCAGAGGTAGTGAAGGGAAAAGCAGGTTCGCCATATGCTATTACCGACTACTATGATATCGATCCAGACTTGGCTGTGAATGTCAGTATGAGAATGAAAGAGTGGGAGCAGCTGATAGAGCGTACTCACAAGGCTGGTATGAAAGTAATCATGGATTTCGTTCCGAACCATGTAGCCCGAGAGTATCATTCCATTTGCAAACCAACAGGTGTACGGGATTTGGGAGAAGATGATGATCCGAACATGCACTTCTCTACCAGGAATAATTTCTATTATGCATGGGGCGATTTGGATTTGAATGAAATCCGTCAGTCCAAACCAGAGTTCAAGGCTTTCTCTGCGAAAGATGCCAAGATTTATGAACCTTATACCGAGAGCCCAGCCAGAGCTACAGGAAACGACCGGTTTGATAACCATCCTGGCTGTAACGACTGGTATGAGACCGTGAAACTCAATTACGGTGTAGATTACTGTGATGCAGGAGGCAGAAGCTATCATTATGAACCAGTGCCAAACACATGGGGCAAGATGACAGATATCCTCCTCTTTTGGGCAAGCAAGGGTGTAGATGGCTTCCGCTGTGATATGGCAGAAATGGTGCCAACGGCATTCTGGTCATACGCTACCGGAATATTGAAGGCGAAGTATCCTCACATCGTGATTATCGGCGAGGTTTATGATCCTAACCAGTACCGCAACTATGTAAAGGCTGGTTTCGATTATCTTTATGACAAGGTAGGAATGTATGATTGCCTGCGTGGCGTGGTTCGTGGTGAGCGTCCGGCAGCCAGTATCACTCACGAGTGGCAGGTAGTGGATGATATCCGCGATCACATGCTCTATTTCCTTGAGAATCATGATGAGCAGCGCATCGCCAGCGATTTCTTCTGTGGCTCAGCCATGAAGGCGATTCCTGCTGCAGCCATGAGTCTCTTCTTCCAGAAGAATCCTTTCATGCTTTACAGCGGTCAGGAATTCGGCGAGAAGGGAATGGATGAGGAAGGATTCAGCGGCACGGATGGCCGTACCACGATATTCGACTATTGGAGTCCGGAAACTCTGGCGCATGCCTATCAGGATTCATCTGACTCGGCATTGAGTCAGGAGCAGAAATATCTGGCAGCCACTTATCGTCAGCTTCTTCGCTTCGCCAATGAAGAGAAAGCCATCCGCGAGGGTGAGACCTTCGATTTGATGTATGTGAATCCGGGTTCTGAGAATTTCGATCCCCGTACCAATTTCGCCTTCCTTCGCAAGAAGGATGATGAAGCTATGCTGATAGTGCTCAATTTTTCCCAGGAGGCGCGCCAGTTGCAGGTTTGTATCCCTGGTCATGCTTTCGATTTCTTCCATATTGCTGAAGAGGAGGTGCTGGTAACAGAACTGTTCTCGGGTGGTAAGAAGAAGGTTGAGTTGAAGAAGGATGGCGTATTCCCGATATCAATGGATGCTAACGGAGTAAGAATCTATAAATTCAATGTCAAGATGGAGGAAAGTGATATCATATTGAATGAGCATCATAAGGAGGAATTCCCTCCTGCTCATACGGCTGAGCATCTGCTCAATCAGTTGATGGTTCGCCTGTTTGGCTGTGAGCGCAGCCGCAATGCACATATTGAGCGCAAGAAGAGTAAGATGACCTTCGTAGTCGATCACAAGCCTACCCGTCAGGAGGAGAAGGAGATTGAGACGGAGATGAATCGCCTGATAGAGCTTGATATGTCTGTTACTTACGAGTTTGTGGATCGTGACCATATTCCGGCTAACGTCAAGTTAGACCGTCTGCCGGATGATGCGAGCGAGACCTTGCGTCTGGTTCGTATCGGTGATTATGATGTTTGTCCATGTATCGGCAAGCATGTCCGTTCTACCGCCCAGATTGGCAAGTTCGTATTGCTTGGTACCAATTGGGATGAGCATGCGCATTCTTTGCGTATCCGCTTCAAGATTGTTCAGTAA
- the fabD gene encoding ACP S-malonyltransferase, translating into MKAFVFPGQGSQFVGMGKDLYDNNALAKELFDKADEILGFKITDIMFAGTDDQLKETKVTQPAVFLHSVISALCLGEEFKPAMVAGHSLGEFSALVAAGAMAFEDGLKLVAARANAMQKACEANPGTMAAIIGLPDEKVEEICAEVSTEGNVVVAANYNCPGQLVISGNVDAINAACEKLKAAGAKRALPLKVGGAFHSPLMQPAKDELQAAIEKTTFSAPKCPVYQNVDGKPHTDPAEIQQNLIAQLTSSVRWTSSVQTMIADGADDFTECGPGKALQGMIGRIDKNVAAHGIA; encoded by the coding sequence ATGAAAGCATTTGTTTTCCCTGGACAGGGTTCTCAGTTCGTAGGTATGGGTAAGGACCTCTACGATAACAACGCATTGGCAAAAGAACTTTTCGATAAGGCCGACGAGATTCTCGGCTTCAAGATTACTGATATCATGTTCGCCGGAACCGACGATCAGTTGAAGGAAACCAAGGTTACCCAGCCTGCTGTATTCCTCCATTCTGTTATCTCTGCTCTTTGCCTGGGTGAGGAGTTCAAGCCAGCTATGGTTGCAGGTCACTCTCTCGGTGAGTTCTCTGCATTGGTTGCTGCCGGTGCTATGGCTTTCGAGGATGGTTTGAAACTCGTTGCTGCCCGTGCCAATGCCATGCAGAAGGCTTGCGAGGCTAACCCTGGTACCATGGCTGCCATCATCGGTTTGCCAGATGAGAAGGTTGAGGAAATCTGCGCTGAGGTAAGCACAGAAGGCAACGTGGTAGTTGCTGCTAACTACAACTGCCCTGGTCAGCTCGTTATCTCAGGTAACGTAGATGCTATCAATGCTGCTTGCGAGAAGCTGAAGGCTGCTGGTGCTAAGCGTGCATTGCCTTTGAAGGTTGGTGGTGCTTTCCACTCTCCATTGATGCAGCCAGCTAAGGATGAACTTCAGGCTGCTATCGAGAAGACTACATTCTCTGCTCCTAAGTGCCCGGTTTACCAGAATGTAGACGGTAAGCCTCATACTGATCCAGCTGAGATTCAGCAGAACCTCATCGCACAGCTTACAAGCTCTGTACGTTGGACTTCATCTGTACAGACTATGATTGCTGATGGTGCTGATGACTTCACAGAGTGTGGTCCTGGCAAGGCATTGCAGGGCATGATTGGCCGCATCGACAAGAATGTTGCCGCTCATGGTATTGCTTAA
- a CDS encoding transposase, with protein MKKDEIIVLLKEQLQLANEQLQQANATVSSLTTQVNELIERIKSLEELLVQKGIAIDKANRQNKALGKLVSGKKSERQEKNPQDSMTQEEFDKKKEEQAEKRKARKNNGAKRDMHYEMKEVHVTIDPVMDAEFLKTLRLFGTRTCIRYSMEPIKFIKTVYHINTYTDGSIMYPGKTPPALLLNSSYSPSFAAGLLQMRYIYSMPVERIIKYFADNGFTLRKATANKLIARSADVLENFYKAICQVVLQQDYVSADETYHKVLLAKTKPTDKGSKKGYFWAVSAPKLGLVFFVYEDGSRSEQVILNIFSDYKGTIQSDAYAPYRKLESDAYPDIMRIACLQHVKRDFIDCGKEDKDAQEVVDILNRFYREDKKHKVGVNGWTVEDHLAYRQSYAPDILQDLLEKLEEISSRKDLLPKSTLAQAVGYALNEYNAICDIFKRGDTALDNNYIERIQRYISLSFTFAPGNKFKRIG; from the coding sequence ATGAAAAAGGACGAAATTATAGTACTTTTAAAGGAACAGCTTCAGCTTGCAAACGAACAGCTTCAGCAAGCTAATGCTACGGTGAGTTCGTTGACTACACAGGTCAACGAACTCATTGAACGTATAAAGTCATTAGAAGAATTACTCGTCCAGAAAGGAATCGCCATTGACAAAGCGAATCGTCAGAACAAGGCACTCGGCAAGCTCGTTTCAGGCAAGAAGTCCGAACGTCAGGAAAAGAATCCACAAGACTCGATGACCCAGGAGGAATTTGACAAGAAGAAAGAAGAGCAGGCCGAAAAGAGAAAGGCACGCAAAAACAACGGAGCCAAGCGCGACATGCATTACGAGATGAAAGAGGTGCATGTTACGATAGATCCTGTCATGGATGCAGAGTTTTTGAAGACGTTGCGTCTCTTCGGAACTCGTACCTGTATACGTTACAGCATGGAACCCATCAAATTCATCAAGACCGTGTATCACATCAACACTTATACTGATGGAAGTATCATGTATCCGGGGAAAACTCCGCCGGCTCTGTTGTTGAATTCTTCCTATTCACCTTCCTTTGCAGCAGGACTCCTGCAGATGCGATACATCTATTCCATGCCGGTAGAGCGAATCATCAAATACTTTGCCGACAATGGGTTTACGTTAAGGAAAGCCACGGCAAACAAACTGATTGCCAGAAGTGCCGATGTACTGGAAAACTTCTATAAGGCTATCTGCCAAGTAGTGTTGCAGCAGGATTATGTCTCGGCAGACGAGACATACCATAAAGTGCTGTTAGCCAAGACAAAGCCTACGGACAAGGGTTCGAAGAAAGGCTACTTCTGGGCTGTAAGTGCGCCTAAACTGGGACTTGTCTTCTTCGTATATGAGGATGGATCACGCTCTGAGCAGGTCATACTTAACATATTCTCTGATTATAAAGGTACCATACAGAGTGATGCATATGCTCCTTACCGGAAACTGGAGTCGGATGCTTATCCTGACATTATGAGAATCGCCTGCCTGCAGCATGTCAAGAGAGATTTCATCGACTGCGGCAAGGAAGACAAGGATGCTCAGGAAGTCGTAGATATCCTCAACAGATTTTATCGAGAAGACAAAAAACATAAGGTTGGGGTAAATGGATGGACCGTTGAAGACCATCTAGCCTATCGGCAGTCATATGCACCGGACATTTTACAGGATTTATTGGAGAAACTGGAGGAAATATCTTCCAGGAAGGATTTGCTGCCCAAGTCTACCTTGGCGCAGGCGGTCGGTTATGCCCTTAATGAATATAATGCCATTTGTGACATCTTCAAAAGAGGTGATACGGCTCTCGATAACAACTATATTGAGAGAATCCAGAGGTACATATCACTATCTTTTACCTTTGCACCTGGAAACAAGTTTAAACGAATTGGTTAA
- the rpsR gene encoding 30S ribosomal protein S18: MADQKSEIRYLTAPSIDTKKKKYCRFKKSGIKYIDYKDPEFLKKFLNEQGKILPRRITGTSLKYQRRVAQAVKRARQIALLPYVTDLMK; this comes from the coding sequence ATGGCAGATCAGAAATCAGAAATCCGTTATTTGACTGCTCCTTCTATCGACACAAAGAAGAAGAAGTATTGCCGTTTCAAGAAGAGCGGTATTAAGTACATTGACTACAAGGATCCAGAGTTCTTGAAGAAGTTCTTGAACGAGCAGGGTAAAATCCTTCCACGTCGTATTACAGGTACATCTTTGAAGTATCAGCGCCGTGTAGCACAGGCTGTAAAGCGTGCTCGCCAGATCGCTTTGCTTCCTTACGTAACCGATTTGATGAAGTAA
- a CDS encoding sensor histidine kinase KdpD, with protein MKKKTIWTIAIIMGFSFLALLYLQLSYIQEMVNMKKEQFDESVNRALYQASRNLELNETLRYLEKNVNETERKANKDKNKGTAVYSTFELKTNATHPGNMPKAMILRSDKNSLTETQKSLQEIVKNRYVYQKALLDEVVYSILYSASDKPLKERINFKQLDQDLKAEMMNNGINIPYHFTVTTQDGREVYRCPDYTDEGEEYSYSQVLFRNDPQSKMGVVRVHFPDMNSYIFSSVRFMIPSVIFTLVLLITFIFTIVVIFRQKRYTEIKNDFINNMTHELKTPIASISLAAQMLNDTSVAKSEQMQKHLGNVINDESKRLRFLVEKVLQMSMFDRKKAVFKKKELDLNEMVENIANSFSLRVEHTGGKVYTDIEAIDSGLYVDEVHFQNVIFNLMDNAVKYRKPDEPLNITMKTWNDEEHLYLSITDTGLGMKKENLKKIFDKFYRVHTGNVHDVKGFGLGLAYVKKIVDLHDGEIKVDSELGKGTTFTIKLPVIHS; from the coding sequence ATGAAGAAGAAAACGATTTGGACCATAGCCATTATCATGGGCTTTTCGTTCCTTGCGCTGCTGTACTTGCAGCTCAGTTACATCCAGGAGATGGTAAACATGAAGAAGGAACAGTTTGACGAGTCGGTCAACAGAGCCCTGTATCAAGCTTCAAGAAATTTGGAGCTTAATGAAACTCTGCGCTATCTCGAAAAGAATGTCAACGAGACAGAACGTAAGGCCAATAAAGATAAGAACAAGGGAACGGCAGTTTATTCAACTTTCGAGCTGAAAACAAATGCCACACATCCTGGCAATATGCCGAAGGCGATGATACTGCGTAGCGATAAGAATTCGCTGACAGAAACACAGAAGTCGCTTCAGGAAATCGTGAAGAACCGCTATGTCTATCAGAAAGCGTTGCTGGATGAGGTGGTATATTCTATCCTTTATTCGGCATCAGACAAGCCGCTGAAGGAGAGAATCAACTTCAAGCAGCTCGATCAGGACCTCAAGGCTGAGATGATGAATAATGGTATCAACATACCTTATCATTTCACCGTGACTACCCAGGATGGACGAGAGGTTTACCGCTGTCCTGACTATACGGACGAGGGTGAGGAATACAGCTACTCACAGGTGCTCTTCCGCAACGACCCACAGTCGAAGATGGGGGTAGTAAGGGTGCATTTCCCGGATATGAACAGCTATATCTTCTCCAGTGTGCGCTTCATGATTCCTAGTGTCATCTTCACGCTGGTACTGCTGATTACCTTCATCTTTACCATCGTGGTCATCTTCAGACAAAAGAGATATACTGAGATAAAGAACGACTTCATCAATAATATGACCCACGAACTGAAGACGCCGATAGCCAGTATCAGTCTGGCAGCGCAGATGCTCAATGATACCTCGGTAGCAAAGAGTGAACAGATGCAGAAACATCTGGGTAACGTGATCAACGATGAATCGAAGCGTCTTCGTTTCCTGGTAGAAAAGGTATTGCAGATGAGTATGTTCGACCGCAAGAAGGCGGTGTTCAAGAAGAAAGAACTCGATCTGAACGAGATGGTTGAGAATATTGCCAATTCCTTCTCGCTCCGCGTTGAGCATACAGGTGGTAAGGTCTATACCGATATCGAAGCCATCGATTCGGGACTATATGTTGACGAGGTGCATTTCCAGAATGTCATCTTCAATCTGATGGACAATGCCGTGAAATACCGCAAGCCAGACGAGCCGCTTAACATTACGATGAAGACCTGGAATGATGAAGAACATCTGTATCTCTCGATTACGGATACCGGTCTGGGTATGAAGAAGGAGAATCTGAAGAAGATATTCGACAAGTTCTACCGCGTACATACGGGCAATGTCCATGATGTGAAGGGATTCGGACTGGGATTGGCTTATGTCAAGAAGATAGTAGATCTTCATGATGGTGAAATTAAGGTAGATAGCGAATTGGGAAAGGGCACAACCTTTACCATCAAGTTGCCGGTGATTCACAGTTAA
- a CDS encoding response regulator transcription factor encodes MEEKIKILLCEDDENLGMLLREYLQAKGFTTVLCPDGEVGYKEFNKNKFDIAVLDVMMPKKDGFTLAQEIRQTNADLPIIFLTAKTLKEDILEGFKIGADDYITKPFSMEELVFRVEAILRRVRGKKSKESTMYHIGDFTFDTQKQLLTIGEKQTKLTTKENELLALLCAHSNEILQRDFALKTIWIDDNYFNARSMDVYITKLRKHLKDDPQIEIINIHGKGYKLIVPNED; translated from the coding sequence ATGGAAGAGAAAATTAAAATCTTGCTTTGCGAGGACGATGAAAATTTAGGTATGTTGCTTCGCGAATATTTGCAGGCAAAGGGATTTACCACAGTTCTGTGCCCTGATGGCGAGGTAGGTTATAAGGAATTCAATAAAAATAAGTTTGATATTGCAGTACTCGACGTGATGATGCCAAAGAAGGACGGCTTTACCCTGGCACAGGAAATTCGTCAGACCAATGCCGACCTCCCAATCATCTTCCTTACTGCCAAGACATTGAAGGAAGATATCCTTGAAGGTTTCAAGATTGGTGCTGATGATTATATCACCAAGCCATTCTCTATGGAAGAATTGGTATTCCGTGTAGAGGCTATTCTCCGCCGCGTACGTGGCAAGAAGAGCAAGGAGTCTACCATGTATCACATTGGTGACTTTACCTTCGATACACAGAAGCAGCTTCTTACCATTGGTGAAAAGCAGACGAAGCTTACCACCAAGGAGAATGAACTTCTTGCTTTGCTCTGTGCTCACTCTAATGAAATTCTGCAGCGCGATTTTGCTCTGAAGACCATCTGGATTGATGACAATTACTTCAATGCACGCTCAATGGATGTTTATATCACCAAACTCCGTAAGCATTTGAAGGACGATCCTCAGATTGAAATCATCAATATCCATGGTAAGGGATACAAACTGATAGTTCCTAACGAAGATTAA
- a CDS encoding IS110 family transposase, which produces MDKELYFGVDVSKKTLDLAYYDGETIDWKNAHIKVSNDDAGFKKIGSWVAKVGKDFDTFLFCMEYTGLYNQNFRLWLESKEYIYGMVEPRKMHRFEPDLDDDQRSLDRIKTDELDAFRIAIYCEQNHKKILRNPSKLPSPVYFKLKRLLAERKQNTKQSTLYKQQLHDISAYDTDLSVERKKLLLKNMQENQKAIDKEIDSYMNEDTSIRKNYNLLTSIPGIGRIIALETIVLTENFTAISNPRKYACYIGIAPFKKESGTSVRKKTGVSKKGFSEAKADLSIAVLSAIRNNPSIRDYWIRKRKEKCGGIVLNAVKFKLVLRMFAVIKRGTPYVETDAYKN; this is translated from the coding sequence ATGGATAAGGAACTTTACTTTGGCGTAGATGTCTCCAAGAAGACTCTCGACCTTGCTTATTATGATGGTGAAACCATCGACTGGAAGAATGCTCATATTAAGGTGAGCAATGATGATGCTGGGTTCAAAAAGATTGGCTCCTGGGTCGCAAAGGTAGGAAAAGACTTCGATACCTTTTTGTTCTGTATGGAATATACTGGACTCTATAACCAAAACTTCAGATTATGGCTGGAATCCAAAGAATATATCTATGGTATGGTGGAACCTCGCAAAATGCATCGCTTCGAGCCAGACTTGGATGATGACCAGCGCTCTCTAGACCGTATCAAGACTGATGAACTGGATGCTTTCAGAATAGCAATCTATTGTGAGCAGAACCACAAGAAGATTCTTCGCAATCCCTCCAAACTTCCTTCACCTGTCTATTTCAAGTTGAAGAGATTGCTGGCAGAGCGTAAGCAGAACACCAAGCAGTCAACTCTCTATAAGCAGCAGCTTCATGATATCAGCGCATACGATACAGACTTATCCGTTGAACGCAAGAAACTCCTGCTGAAGAACATGCAGGAAAACCAGAAAGCAATAGACAAAGAGATTGACAGCTACATGAATGAAGATACAAGCATCAGAAAGAATTACAATCTGCTGACCTCCATTCCTGGCATTGGTCGCATCATAGCGTTGGAAACCATTGTATTGACGGAAAATTTCACTGCAATCAGCAATCCTCGCAAATATGCCTGTTACATAGGAATAGCCCCTTTTAAAAAGGAATCTGGTACCTCAGTAAGAAAGAAAACGGGGGTTTCCAAGAAAGGCTTTTCTGAAGCCAAGGCAGACTTATCCATAGCTGTCCTTTCCGCCATAAGGAACAATCCTTCAATAAGAGACTATTGGATACGCAAGAGAAAGGAAAAATGCGGTGGCATCGTGCTCAATGCCGTCAAGTTCAAGCTGGTCCTTCGTATGTTTGCCGTGATAAAGCGTGGAACACCATATGTGGAGACAGATGCATATAAGAACTAA
- the tnpB gene encoding IS66 family insertion sequence element accessory protein TnpB (TnpB, as the term is used for proteins encoded by IS66 family insertion elements, is considered an accessory protein, since TnpC, encoded by a neighboring gene, is a DDE family transposase.), with amino-acid sequence MFGLNENTQYYVCQRYVRMNMGINGLYQIVRTEMELPPLGGAVFIFFSKNRQQVKMLKWDGDGFLLYQKRLERGTFELPFFDPQSKQCKMPYKTLSAIMSGICLKSMRYRKRLNL; translated from the coding sequence ATGTTTGGATTAAACGAAAACACCCAGTATTACGTCTGCCAGCGATATGTCCGAATGAACATGGGCATAAATGGCCTGTACCAGATTGTGAGGACGGAGATGGAGCTGCCGCCACTCGGTGGTGCCGTCTTCATCTTCTTCTCAAAGAATCGCCAGCAGGTAAAAATGCTAAAATGGGATGGCGACGGTTTCTTGCTGTATCAGAAGCGACTGGAGCGAGGAACCTTTGAATTACCATTCTTTGATCCCCAAAGCAAACAATGCAAAATGCCGTACAAGACGCTATCTGCCATCATGAGCGGAATTTGCCTGAAAAGTATGAGATATAGGAAACGGCTTAATCTATAG
- the rplI gene encoding 50S ribosomal protein L9, with amino-acid sequence MEIILKQDIIGLGYKNDIVNVKSGYGRNFLIPTGKAVIASPSAKKQLAEDLKQQAHKLEAIKAEAVKKGEALEGIVLTIAAKVSATGQLYGSVNAATVAEELAKKGIEVDRKIITMKDAKKVGEYEATVHYHKEVEVKVPVNVVAENAPVAAPAAEEAPVEAPAEAAAEEEAPAAE; translated from the coding sequence ATGGAAATTATTTTGAAGCAAGATATTATCGGTCTTGGATATAAGAACGATATCGTAAATGTAAAGAGTGGTTATGGTCGTAACTTCCTTATCCCTACAGGTAAGGCTGTTATCGCATCTCCATCTGCTAAGAAGCAGTTGGCTGAGGATTTGAAGCAGCAGGCTCACAAGCTTGAGGCTATCAAGGCTGAGGCTGTTAAGAAGGGCGAGGCTCTCGAGGGCATTGTTCTTACTATTGCTGCTAAGGTGAGCGCTACTGGTCAGCTCTATGGCTCAGTTAACGCTGCAACTGTTGCTGAGGAACTCGCTAAGAAGGGCATCGAGGTTGATCGCAAGATCATCACTATGAAGGATGCTAAGAAGGTTGGTGAGTACGAGGCTACTGTACACTACCACAAGGAGGTTGAGGTTAAGGTTCCAGTTAATGTTGTTGCTGAGAACGCTCCTGTTGCAGCTCCTGCTGCTGAGGAGGCTCCAGTTGAGGCACCTGCTGAGGCTGCAGCTGAGGAAGAGGCTCCAGCAGCTGAATAA
- the rpsF gene encoding 30S ribosomal protein S6, translating into MNQYETVFILTPVLSDEQMKETVAKFEKVLTDNGAEILNKEAWGLKKLAYNIEKKTSGFYSLVEFKAEPTVIAKLETAYRRDEKVIRYMTVKLDKYAAAYAEKRRAKLGKKEEA; encoded by the coding sequence ATGAATCAATACGAAACCGTTTTCATTTTGACTCCCGTTTTGTCTGATGAACAGATGAAGGAAACGGTCGCTAAGTTCGAGAAGGTACTCACCGATAATGGTGCTGAGATTCTGAACAAAGAGGCTTGGGGTTTGAAGAAGTTGGCTTACAACATCGAGAAGAAGACATCAGGCTTCTACAGCTTGGTTGAGTTCAAGGCTGAGCCAACTGTTATCGCTAAGCTCGAAACAGCTTATCGCCGCGACGAGAAAGTAATTCGTTACATGACTGTTAAACTTGACAAGTATGCTGCCGCTTACGCAGAGAAGCGTCGTGCAAAGCTTGGTAAAAAAGAGGAGGCTTAA